One Mus pahari chromosome 21, PAHARI_EIJ_v1.1, whole genome shotgun sequence genomic window, CAGTTATTCCTGCCATTCCACAGGGGCCTAATGCCACGGACCCTGGATGGGCAGATCACCATGGAGAAGACGCCCAGCTACTTTGTGACACAGGAGGCTCCCCGCCGAATCCATGGCATGTCCCCAGATACCAAGCTGATCGTGGTGGTGCGGAACCCCGTGACCCGGGCCATCTCTGATTATGCACAGACACTCTCCAAGACCCCAGGCTTGCCTAGCTTCCGTGCCCTGGCCTTCCGCCACGGCCTGGGTCCCGTGGACACAGCCTGGAGTGCCGTGCGCATTGGCCTCTATGCTCAGCACTTGGACAACTGGCTCCGCTACTTCCCTCTGTCCCACTTCCTGTTTGTAAGCGGTGAGCGCCTGGTCAGTGATCCAGCTGGCGAAGTGGGCCGTGTACAGGACTTTCTGGGTCTCAAACGGGTTGTCACTGACAAACACTTCTACTTCAATGCTACCAAGGGCTTCCCCTGCCTCAAAAAGGCCGAGGGTAGTGGGCGCCCCCGCTGCTTGGGTAAATCCAAGGGCCGGCCTCATCCCCGAGTGCCGGAGGCTGTGGTTCAGCGCCTGCAGGCTTTCTACCGGCCATTCAACCGCAAGTTCTACCAGATGACTGGCCAGGACTTTGGCTGGGACTGATCAAGGCCCAGTCCAGCCTTTCCCTGAAGGCCCATTACCTTTA contains:
- the Hs3st6 gene encoding heparan sulfate glucosamine 3-O-sulfotransferase 6 isoform X1, producing the protein MAGSGGLGGGAGDLQGAGTGQGTALRALRAPLALVVLLLSAYCLFALPGRCPPAARAPAPVPAPAQPPHASRRLRAPGLPVASGPGRRRFPQALIVGVKKGGTRALLEFLRLHPDVRALGSEPHFFDRCYDRGLAWYRGLMPRTLDGQITMEKTPSYFVTQEAPRRIHGMSPDTKLIVVVRNPVTRAISDYAQTLSKTPGLPSFRALAFRHGLGPVDTAWSAVRIGLYAQHLDNWLRYFPLSHFLFVSGERLVSDPAGEVGRVQDFLGLKRVVTDKHFYFNATKGFPCLKKAEGSGRPRCLGKSKGRPHPRVPEAVVQRLQAFYRPFNRKFYQMTGQDFGWD
- the Hs3st6 gene encoding heparan sulfate glucosamine 3-O-sulfotransferase 6 isoform X2, translated to MPRTLDGQITMEKTPSYFVTQEAPRRIHGMSPDTKLIVVVRNPVTRAISDYAQTLSKTPGLPSFRALAFRHGLGPVDTAWSAVRIGLYAQHLDNWLRYFPLSHFLFVSGERLVSDPAGEVGRVQDFLGLKRVVTDKHFYFNATKGFPCLKKAEGSGRPRCLGKSKGRPHPRVPEAVVQRLQAFYRPFNRKFYQMTGQDFGWD